The nucleotide sequence TAGTGTATGTAAtacttcattttcatttttacacTATATCCTTCATTGTCTTCGCCACATTTAAATTTTTGGTTTCGGTATTTTCTAGCTAACTTTTCTAAAGTCCATTTATCACGAGCTTTCCATCCATTTTGGCAGCCTGTGATTACTACAGGCTTATATGGAAGTtcataattggaaataaattcTCGCTGAGAAGTAGTATCTTGATTTATTCTCTCACAGTTGtctataaagtttttaaatctTTCAAAATCTGATGCAAATCCTAACTGCTTCCATGACTCCTTTGTGTttaattctataataaaatgataCTCTCAATACATATAGGTGTTATTCTTAACataattctataataatttaataaatgaaaaataggtTAGAATATAGAAAACTGTTTAACTAAATTACCTGGCCTAGCTTTTCTTTTAActtcttttattctttttcttgcTCTATGTGCGAATTCGTTTTCATCCATTACTTTATGAACTAACTATTAAACGATAcggttttttctaaattaaaaaagtCACGTAGACACATCAGTTCAATTCCTTAagttaaatgattttatttgtttaaagcTTTCACTCTTGTCAACTGTCAGAATTAGTACATAGCAAGAATCAAGAAGGCTTGAGTTTTTTGTACTAAatccattattaaaaaataatcaattactcaattgtaaatttgaagaaaatttattattttaaagtaaaaCCTAATAAAATCTAATGGTGTCTAATAATAAGTGtctgataaattgaaaaaataattatcattttttaacagTTTCCTATAAACGTTTCTATTCTAACGATGACTAACTCTGCTACTAGACGACGCTACTAGCGTTgtatatgttttaaaatatttaattattctcTGATAGGTGGCaagttttacaaaataaatgcTCATTAACGTTATGGCGTAGATATTGCTCTATGCTATTTCAAAAGATAGTAGGGATAAATAAAACTTCCAAATAATACTTTTACATCAAGGTCTTTTAtctaaaactataaaaacaacattttatatataatatagtaggtaaaatgattttattgaagaataatttatgtttattaaacataattctatgttgaaaaaaaaacaaaagtacaTAATATACTTAATAAATAATGTCAAACGTTGGCAAATAATTTAGAAGTTCTTGAAAAATGCAGTTATATCCCACTTTCGAGATTAAATATCTCATACAACGCTATATCTCGCTCGTTTTCTAATGTGGTAAGTTCCATATTGACTCATTTTCtttttgtggacttttttgtgTTTCGATAAATGATCGGATCTTGCGAAAGCTTTTTCGCAAAGTTCACATTTGTAAGGTTTCACTCCAGAATGTGATCGCTTGTGCCTAGCGAGTTCATCAGATCTAGAAAACCGCCAAGTGCAGTTCAACCAATTGCATACGAACGGTTTTTCTCCAGAATGTCTTCGAAGATGGGCTTTTAGGTGCGAAGATTTAGCGTATACTTTTTCGCAATTGGCAATCGGACATGTAAAATACTTATCTTCATCTTTCTTCTGAGCATAGTCGTGAGTGGTTAAAGGATTGTTACTTCTGTATTTATTCTCGTCTGATGAGTCTTTGGGAGTTTTGCTGTAAGAAGTTTCGTACAAAAGGCTTCTTCTTCTCCTGTTTCTTTCGTCGTTCATGTGAGGGAACATTTCTAATATACCAAGTGATTCAGGAATATTTTCTAAACCGTTAGTTTCAAAAGCCAtaggaaaaatttcatttactttCGAGGAAGAGAATTCCAAATCAAGATCGAGGTTAATAGAGtcactaaaaatgtcaaaatcacTAGCTTTAGATGTGGAATCATTGGAATGTAAATCTAAATTCACTCCTAGCACAGAGATACTGTTTGAATCGAAGATACTGAGATCGTCCAGTTCGAGAAAGTTTTCATTAGCTATTGTTTCCTCTAATACATGATCTTCGTTGTTAAATAGACCTTTAATAATGCTGTCTAAAAATTTATCATCGCCATTCAGGACTGGATAATCCTTTTTTTGGAATTCTTCGCAATATTGATTGCAGTTTGACGATTCCAGATTGTCTAACGGCACAAATAAATCTAGCATGGAGAACTCCAATGTGTTTTCTAGAACATTGGCTTCTAAACCACAAGTTTCTATTTCGACCGGTGACATTTCTGCAACAAAATAAGTAagttataatattaaaaaaacaataggttttacacataataaattcgttattaagtagaaaaaattcTACTTGTACGAGTGCCAATCTATATATTTTGGGATACCTCGACACAAGAGGAGTTAAATCTGGCAATATTATATTGCAAAGGCAAAGGTCTGTCATGAAAGTTATGTAAGCAGTTGTCTTTCGTAGTACAGGAATAGTGAAAGCAATGAACCTTTGAGATAAATGTACAGTTACAGCAAACTTGCACAGTGCAGTTAatttttacgtaaaaataaTGTAACAGTTCACTTACTGAAGGtattaacacgttgagccccaacCAACCTTGATAAATTTTGCCCTGagtccaaaatttttttgtgtttttaaactCCAGATGGGTTTTTGGATCCGAGGGaaaacttatttgaaataaaatgtgtaaaaattatgttttttgtgtgtttttatgttttatggaaaaatatctttattttgcTTGTTTATCCTTTGAACGATGATTTATGCTTTATGAAAAGTGTACAAAAATGCGCGatgtgatttgaaaaatattatttgaattatgttgaagaaAGCAAAGTATATAAAATACGTCGTGCAGTCCACAGGACCGTTCTGGGCTGCTGTGAAAGTTCAGTTACGGGCCGGGACTGTAGACCGGGTgctcaacgtgttaaaacttaatcaaacatttctaattgaactgcttATTGTCGAACATCTTGATGTTTACTTAGATaaggaaaacattgaaattgtggacaaatttagttggttagcttatcttatcaaataaatataaaaaaataactaaaatgaaTGTTCGAAGAGGGCACCTTGCAtttctacacacttccggagtctacggagaatatttctttgaacttggtacagtattccaagattctgccttatagccTCACAGAGgaagtttattttatcgatCATTGTAGATTATAGATTCTATtctgcttcttcgttatcaacagtagaatattgggtagcagagtttaaacgaggctggacgacctgcgaagaccagcttCGTAGTGGTCTACCAAATGAGGTGAAGACTACagaaatccacaaagcggtactgaatGATTGTTGACTGAAAGTTCACGAGATAGTAGACATAGTAGGTATTCCAAACAGTGCGGTACATCGAATATTAACTGAACATCAGCGTCGTGAAGTGTTTGgaaatgtttcacagaaataaagcagtttcataaccatggataaaacgtggatccatcatttcacacccgaaacaaaagaacaatcaaagcaatggactgaaaaggggaAACCGGCTCTAAAGACGGCAAAGACTGtcccatctgcaggcaaggtcatagcATCGGTTtctgggatgcgcgtgggataattttcattgactatcttgacacatccgttattgcaatggccaaaattaattaattaaagtttgaactGCTAcatcatgcaccctattcgccagatatagccccctcggattattttttattcccaaATGACTCGGTGGTCAtgatttgtagttttattacaTTGTTACATTTCTTTTGAAACCTAGGAATGCAATTCACCgtaaattgatgattatttattaattaatctaACTAAACGTTCACAATTTGTGAAGAAATGTCCCGATGGCGGCTCAAAATCTATCGAATGATCAATTCACAGTTTAAATTTGGCGCTAGTCTAGTGGCTGCGCTCTGATTGCCCGGCattgttagaaaaaattatCGTATGCTTGTGAAGCATTTACCGGTGTCGTAGCAACAGTAAGAATACTTGTCATTCTTGTGGTAACAGAGTtaactaattataaacaatataatcaaaaattgtttatacagaatatttagattatatttAAACATACAATTTCGTAAATATTGATCAAGTGTTTGTTTGGtcttgaaattaattattgataatttgttaCTTTCTTTCTGCGTACCTACTAACCTCTCttaatctatttaaaattatcgCTTTCGgtttagatttaattttatttttggtcattcatataaatagataatttagACAATTATATGAGTCTCTTCTTTCACTTCACAATCTACTACGTTATAAAGGTATTCGAACGATTTCAAGGCTTGAACTAAGTGATTTTTAACCGTTAATGATtgatatttgaggttagaataATCTGATGTCTAAAAAAGAGTATCGGGTATTTGTTACGTTAACAAAACACAAATTATCCCTAATcaagtatttgtttattttattgttgatcATTAAAGTTtagttgaaacattttttcgaaaaaagagGTACCATTACATTTCTAGAATTCTTCTAATCTAGAAAGCAGATTGGTGATAACATGCTAACACGTAGCCCTCAATCTTGCTGCCATTTCTATACCCTAGTTCGTCGAATTATTCTTATAAACCTTATTTGAAGGTAACCATATATGAAGTAGTCAAGCGGGCTAAGATCGAGGTGTCTCGGAGGTCAGTTGATGTTACCTTTACGTGAAATGATCTTGTTGAAACCATGTTCAAGCGTTGAAACCTTGAAATTACTGCAACTTTGGGCCTACAAAATGTTCTAGCATATCGCAATAAAGGTCACTATTCACATTGAGCGTTTATctacatgaaaataaaaacctaTTATACCTTTAGCAGACAGGGTCTTTTTCTCTGCCCAGCATTGACAATTCTACTTAAATATGACATTTCACGTGAAAGTTGACTTCGCCACTGAACAATATGTTCTCAAAGTTCTTgaataacaaatattcataGATTTATCTAATCCATATCTTTCCCTTCTTGTACCATTTGAATTATGAATCATTATCACGATAATACACTTGTACTGTTCCACTTCACAAAATGGCAGACTACCATACCCTCCGTATCAGCTTTAGTGTTAAAACAAATACCCGATACTCTTTTTGGACAAAATGTATAAGTAACCGTAACCACCGCGACATTTTTAGCCAATTTATACCAATTAGACAAGTGTACAGAACTCAAAGAAGACTACGTTGAATAATGGAAGGCTTTTCTATCCAAAATTCTAGGAAAAGTCACAAATGAATCGTTCTACCCTTATATTGGCGGCACAGCGTTTTGATAGTGGAGATTTGACTCTTTTGATCTTGAAGATTGTTCGCGCTCAAGTCGTCCTCCTGCGTGGGATATTGAGGGTACAAGAGTAGCAGTGGAAAGCTACTCTAGTACAAGAACTCCCCGATGATCGGACTCCCTTGAACCTACTGAAGATAGCATACATCgccatttaaaatcattaggATCTAAATATCTAAAAAGTTGTTAAGATGTGTTTAAACAGCTACCGAAAAATGAAAGATCGATTTATCTGAACAACTTGAACATGAAAAATCAGTGATTAGAGAAATCAGTTGTAAAGAGGGGTCGATTCCAGTATAGAGTCTTGTTGTGTATCTGGTGGAATCGTGAAGGTTCAGtgtactttgaaattatttcagataGTCGAACTGTCAATGCCGATGAATATAGTGGATAGCTGAAGCGAAAGTATCAGGTTTTATAGGACaaatatccaggtttagttaaccAAAAGCGGGTTTTCTTACAACAAGATAGTGGTAAACCACATACTGCGGAAGTTacttggtggtattgaactcCTACCATATCCAGCATTTATTCCGAACCTTGTTTTTGCAGATTATTGTATATTCAGATCcatagagaaaaattttaatccaaAGGAGGTGTTGAAAATGCAGTGTGACAATTTCTTGCATGTAACCCCAAAGAATTGTTTTACTCAAATAGCTCGTTGAACGTTGATCgaaaaccatagaatacgatggggATATTTCGAATATCAAGgcttttttgtatgattattttataaataaagtgaGATGCCTTCTCTatataattgtattttctataattttcttcTGTTATTATCATacaagaatatattgaaaaattcttagcctactgcagtaccaaataaaatttcaatgtcaaaatattttattactcaacatattctcctcttaattggatacatttataacagcgaacctgcaacgtctttagacctttaaaaaaatgttttttcttactctgcaaaccagacctccacagcttttattacctcctcgttggaagaaaatttacgatcttttaaactttttttcagttgagggaAGAGATGATAGCCGGACGGAGCGAAATCTGGAGAATaaggggtgttctagtaattcaaaccccaaATCACAAATtgtttgcatggcaacatgagatttgtggcaggggcattgtcctgcaaaaacaaaacaactttgaatagctttccgcgtcttttctctttacttttttcccgtagagtggtcagtaatgtcgaatagtactctccagttattgttctactattatccaaaaaatcaatcatgattattccatagcaatcccaaaaaactgaagctaGAACTTTTCCAAAAGATTTTTGGACATGAAACTTCtaaggtcttggagaaccagagtgttgccattccatcgatttttgctctgtttctggatcgtagaaatgtacccaagtctcatccatagtgacaactcggtttaagaagtctacatcgttttcaaatcgagcacagatcgaacgcgatgcttctacccttgaaCGCTTTTGTTCAACATTCGGACATTTGGGGATCccttttgcagcaatttttctcat is from Diorhabda carinulata isolate Delta chromosome 1, icDioCari1.1, whole genome shotgun sequence and encodes:
- the LOC130893234 gene encoding Krueppel-like factor 6, which translates into the protein MSPVEIETCGLEANVLENTLEFSMLDLFVPLDNLESSNCNQYCEEFQKKDYPVLNGDDKFLDSIIKGLFNNEDHVLEETIANENFLELDDLSIFDSNSISVLGVNLDLHSNDSTSKASDFDIFSDSINLDLDLEFSSSKVNEIFPMAFETNGLENIPESLGILEMFPHMNDERNRRRRSLLYETSYSKTPKDSSDENKYRSNNPLTTHDYAQKKDEDKYFTCPIANCEKVYAKSSHLKAHLRRHSGEKPFVCNWLNCTWRFSRSDELARHKRSHSGVKPYKCELCEKAFARSDHLSKHKKVHKKKMSQYGTYHIRKRARYSVV